Part of the Hemibagrus wyckioides isolate EC202008001 linkage group LG09, SWU_Hwy_1.0, whole genome shotgun sequence genome, CGGCTCAGTTCAGCCTGAGCTTCTTCCAGTGCCTGCCGAAGGAGTTCCTGGCTTTGCTCAGAGACCTCTTTAACTGCAACATACTCATTATGTACACATCATTAGCATCATTTTATTAAGAATCTTACATGCAGTAGGTCTGagtttaggaaaaaaaagaaaaagaaacacaccAATGCGTTTTTTGATCTCTTGCAGTTTCACTTTGGCAGCTTTAGAGTTTTTGTGGCCATCAGCCACCAGCTGTACCAGCTCCTtcatctctttctcctctcgCAGACGCTTCTCTGCATATCTGCGCATTAGCTGTGCAGTCTGGGACAATCATGTACATTAAATTACAAAAAGCCCTAGTTGAATATTAACTTGATATAAGTGAATTACTCTGTATACAAATgctaaaaataatgaatacatGATAACTCACCTCCTCTTTCTTCAGCAGTGCTTTGTGCTGATTGAGCTCAAGGACTCGTTGTCGTGCCAGCAGAGCTTCTTCATGGCTAATCTTCCCCTCCAGCCTCCTGCGCTCCAGCTGAACCAGCTCCTCCTGCAGGTCCTTCTCTTTCATCTCCTTCTGCCACTGCAGGAACGCTGAGGGCTCGTTGGTTCCCTGCATCAAATGCTCAAGCCTGCAAAAACACAATTTCAGGTTAACATTTTAGACATTAGCCTTTGCAAAGCTTTAGACATTAGACCTTGCATGTCGTATTCTCACCATTTTAATAGATGTACAAGCTTTTATTTCAGTTTCCCAATGAGCAAATTGATACTTATCTGTTCAACTCCTCTTCCATCTGTCGATTATATAACGCTCCCTCACGAAGGATCGCCGTTGTGTTCAGTCTAATAGGCAAGGTGTTTGTCTGTAACAATGTGAACCAAATTCACAGTCCAAGATAGTATAAGATATGCTGTGTACATGATAGTGGGTTTAATTTTGCACTTTGacactgtttgtttttagtGTACCTTATGTGTAGCTGGAGTTCCAGAGGAGTAAACAGAGTCAAATTGGAGTTTAGATTTGCGGTTTTGCTGAATCTGGGACATTATGCTCTGAGCAACAGAAAATACATACCACTTTTTGCATGATGAACAGATTCTGAAGTGTATAGGATGTTCGTGAGTATACACGTGTGTGATATGAAGCCATACACAAGAAGAGAAAATACAGCAAGTGCTGAATGACAGACTCTCTTACTTTGGTTTTCTCTGACTTCTCTGGGTTTGCACATCGGAACTGCTGAGTGTTCGCCTCATACAAGACCTTCTATAGATGAGAGAAATAAGGTAAACATATCTAAAGCATCAATACAGAGAGTCAGTGATATTTTGAGAGAGCTGACGGGCTTGTTTAACACAACAGGATGTAATAGCATCTGTATAGCCTTACCTGTGATTTCAGATGGTTCTTCTGTTTGACGTCCTCCAAAACCTGTTGTTCTTTTGGAGCTTTGTGGGTACTGGCAGGTACCTGAGTTAAAACCAAATGTGTGTAATAACACTGAGGTAACATTAAAAGATGTATACTATAGATAATCTAACACATAGCATGTACTTTAGAGCCGTCTTAATTGGTGTAAGTGTCCTGCAGAGTCCTGCAGAGTGATCAAATAGAGTCTCCACACAATTTAGAAGCTGGCTTCTGTGCCAGTCCTATGCTCAATTGAAGTTTTTATTAGCATTTAGGACTTGTTGGGTCATTGCCTACTTGTTTTCATCTGGCAAAGCGCGCTGTGCATTAGTGCTTGATCTACAATGCCTAAAAATAAAATGCCCTTTTGCCCACCCTTTCAGACAGCCCTGAGGTACTTCAATTAGCAGCACACTTATTAGTTCTTCTTGAGCAGTAATCAGCTCAAGAAGCTTTAAGTGATTTATGCTAACCGGCTTTGGTTTCTCCTGTTGTGGAATCAGTTCAGGAGCAGGAAGCGAACGAGGTTTGGGCTTTGTCAGATCAAACTCCTGAGGTTCTGTTGACTTCTTAGGGAATTTCTTCGGCTGGCTGCCCTTGGTTGTTTTCTTCTCAAGGTATTCTAAAAGGCCTTCTACCTCAGGCTGCCATCTAATT contains:
- the cfap99 gene encoding cilia- and flagella-associated protein 99 isoform X2; translation: MNYKELVREAIKLLDEYEPDKQCVDTFMEDSAKTLANRPSAEQIFITDTVYGCIAHQKLLDVVINVFYNQKGKYFLKADRNQFVVVSYLAMFHLEDLGLEQFSIIIKSLDCSKMYKFLSFLFNVTNLTTWIHAEWSQIYDATYVESKWIVPMLRWQPEVEGLLEYLEKKTTKGSQPKKFPKKSTEPQEFDLTKPKPRSLPAPELIPQQEKPKPVPASTHKAPKEQQVLEDVKQKNHLKSQKVLYEANTQQFRCANPEKSEKTKSIMSQIQQNRKSKLQFDSVYSSGTPATHKTNTLPIRLNTTAILREGALYNRQMEEELNRLEHLMQGTNEPSAFLQWQKEMKEKDLQEELVQLERRRLEGKISHEEALLARQRVLELNQHKALLKKEETAQLMRRYAEKRLREEKEMKELVQLVADGHKNSKAAKVKLQEIKKRIVKEVSEQSQELLRQALEEAQAELSRKFELIRQIRAIESVPHLSQKFVDDTETGGHELLCEMSLAELRERLARLKEEEQQEQEKRRQRILEEKQSREQLLIEQLDAITACRTAAGQATAQNWFLCKTDRRRRN